The genomic region AGCTACAGTTATCTGACTAACCCCAGCCTTTTTGACCATGTCAATCGCAGCCTGCATGGTGAGTCCGGAAGCCAGACCGTCATCAACCAAAATAACTATTTTATCTGCAACGACTGGAAAAGGACGATCATGACGAAAAAAAGCGTTTCTTTTTTTTAACTCCCCGGCGACCCTTTTTTTCTCTTCCTCAATCTGGGCTTCGCTTAAATGCAGTCCGGCAAGAAGACGATCATTTAAAAATGTGGTACCGTCCTGGGCCATGGCCCCGAACCCGGCTTCAGGATTGTCAGGTATCTTTAGTTTTCTGGCGATCACCAGATCAAACGGCAAATTCAAGCTCCTGCTGACCATCAATCCCACCGGGACCCCTCCAGAGGGAATGGCCAGAACCATTAGTCCGTTGGGTAAAGGGTATTCCGGCTGAAGCATCATGGCCAGCATTTTGCCTGCATCCGCGCGGTCCCTGAAAA from Desulfonatronovibrio magnus harbors:
- a CDS encoding phosphoribosyltransferase, yielding MAEIHEMKNFRDDRHVFRDRADAGKMLAMMLQPEYPLPNGLMVLAIPSGGVPVGLMVSRSLNLPFDLVIARKLKIPDNPEAGFGAMAQDGTTFLNDRLLAGLHLSEAQIEEEKKRVAGELKKRNAFFRHDRPFPVVADKIVILVDDGLASGLTMQAAIDMVKKAGVSQITVAVPTAPLKTVDRISTEVDKIYCINIRTAPFFAVAEAYSHWHDLDEQEVTEMLEA